The Onychostoma macrolepis isolate SWU-2019 unplaced genomic scaffold, ASM1243209v1 Scaffold262, whole genome shotgun sequence genome contains a region encoding:
- the LOC131535437 gene encoding E3 SUMO-protein ligase ZBED1-like, with protein MCKESVQQEILSAKYFATTSDLWSSRTSEPYISLTIHFIDNEWGLKTRCLETAYFPEDHTGEVIAEGLKEALLSWSLIEDKMVCITTDSGANVVKATSLNNWTRLQCFGHRLHSAIGAAGKDKRVERAVGVCKKVVSTFSYSWKKKSALSKAQERLHLPTHQLVTESPTRWGSRQKMVARVLEQQKAITEVLSSDKNNRHLIPTWQDIDVLESMHAALTPLLEFTDSLSGESYVTVSYVKPVLHLLRGTLSSQKS; from the exons ATGTGCAAAGAATCTGTGCAGCAAGAAATATTGTCAGCCAAGTACTTTGCAACAACCTCTGACCTGTGGTCAAGCCGTACTTCTGAGCCATACATTAGCTTGACCATTCACTTCATCGACAATGAATGGGGTTTGAAAACCAGATGCCTTGAGACTGCATACTTCCCCGAAGATCACACAGGAGAAGTGATAGCAGAAGGCTTGAAGGAGGCACTGTTGTCCTGGAGTCTGATTGAAGACAAAATGGTGTGCATCACCACAGACAGCGGGGCAAATGTAGTAAAGGCGACTTCACTGAACAACTGGACACGGCTGCAGTGTTTTGGCCATCGTTTGCACTCTGCTATTG GTGCTGCAGGAAAAGATAAAAGAGTGGAGAGGGCTGTAGGTGTGTGCAAGAAAGTGGTATCTACCTTTTCTTACTCGTGGAAGAAAAAGAGTGCGCTCTCTAAAGCACAGGAACGTCTCCATCTTCCCACACACCAGCTGGTCACAGAGTCACCTACCAGGTGGGGCTCAAGACAAAAGATGGTGGCAAGGGTCCTAGAGCAACAAAAGGCCATCACTGAAGTTCTGTCTTCTGACAAAAACAACAGGCACCTGATCCCAACGTGGCAGGATATTGACGTCCTTGAGTCAATGCATGCGGCCTTAACTCCTCTTCTGGAGTTCACAGACTCCCTTTCTGGGGAGTCATATGTGACGGTCTCGTACGTGAAGCCTGTGCTCCACCTTTTGAGGGGGACACTCAGCTCACAAAAGAGctga